In Styela clava chromosome 14, kaStyClav1.hap1.2, whole genome shotgun sequence, the following are encoded in one genomic region:
- the LOC120335392 gene encoding kelch-like protein 3 produces MPLEIKVKTNGHANRILQDLNRSRKETRDHCDFMIIAGSEEIPVHKNIISVGSDYFKAMLAHNNAETASGKVEMKEVDPLSLQQCIEYIYTGELSTTDENAESLMYVAELLQLKDVCRGIVDSLEENLESSAESFFATKRIANLYNYKELMEKCKKFMLDKFDEIAVLDEFKEIEEKEFVRLIKSQENKASESVKLDALISWIKHEQRNRKKLLKKLNNYIDLHKVPVTYRRFLVENEPMVKSCTECYQALCISVMDSLNVGASNVHSAKNIKQEEKEAIAVFDKNSKSLQCFDPRNNSWTKMQNIPGSEFRFSAVALGDYIYILIIDQSVHRLKYSDHEATWERMNDMMYSHGKYPPVADLSGNLYVVGSSDVYSKLVEKFEPSSNKWEKVKDKNLSSHFSTALGAGGCIYSIGGSVPYHYTNQVERFDPTSSTWSFVASMNEAKEWVAAVENDGKIYVLGGWTNDHLTTVERYDISTNVWSTVTPMLTERSWFSAFVIDSNIYAIGGRNSSPGSMEKFDFKKNQWEMIDVKNMDLRIIDAVKINLK; encoded by the exons AAGCAGAAAGGAAACTCGAGATCATTGTGATTTCATGATCATAGCTGGCTCTGAAGAAATCCCAGTTCATAAGAATATTATATCTGTAGGATCtgattatttcaaagcaatgctgGCCCATAAT AATGCTGAGACAGCGTCTGGTAAAGTGGAAATGAAAGAAGTTGATCCATTATCCTTGCAACAATGCATAGAATATATTTACACTGGTGAATTGTCTACTACTGATGAAAATGCTGAATCTTTGATGTACGTGGCTGAATTACTACAGTTGAAAG ATGTCTGCAGAGGCATCGTTGATTCACTTGAAGAAAATCTCGAATCATCTGCAGAATCATTCTTTGCGACAAAAAGAATCGCAAACCTGTACAATTACAAAGAATTGATGGAAAAATGCAAGAAGTTCATGTTGgataaatttgatgaaattgcaGTTCTTGATGAGTTCAAGGAAATAGAGGAAAAGGAATTTGTTAGATTGATCAAGTCACAAGAAAACAAG GCGTCAGAGAGTGTCAAGCTAGATGCGTTGATATCTTGGATAAAACATGAGCaaagaaatcgcaaaaaacttctgaagaaaTTGAACAACTACATTGATTTGCATAAAGTACCGGTGACTTATAGAAGATTCCTTGTTGAAAACGAG CCAATGGTAAAGTCATGTACTGAATGCTATCAAGCTCTCTGCATCTCTGTGATGGACAGCTTAAATGTTGGTGCTTCAAATGTTCACTCCGCTAAGAATATAAAACAAGAAGAAAAGGAAGCAA TTGCAGTGTTTGATAAAAACTCGAAGAGTCTTCAATGCTTTGACCCACGGAATAATTCTTGGACCAAAATGCAG AACATACCTGGATCAGAATTTCGCTTTTCTGCTGTGGCTCTTGGTGACTACATTTATATTCTCATAATTGATCAATCTGTCCATCGGCTGAAATATTCAGATCATGAAGCTACTTGGGAGAGAATGAATGATATGATGTATAGCCATGGAAAGTATCCTCCTGTTGCTGATTTGTCTG GAAACCTCTACGTTGTTGGTTCTTCCGATGTTTACTCAAAATTAGTTGAAAAGTTCGAGCCATCAAGCAACAAATGGGAAAAAGTAAAAGACAAAAATCTCAGCAGTCATTTTTCAACAGCACTGGGTGCTGGAG GTTGTATATACAGCATTGGTGGGTCAGTACCATATCACTACACCAACCAAGTAGAAAGATTTGACCCAACATCATCAACTTGGTCCTTTGTTGCATCCATGAATGAAGCAAAGGAATGGGTCGCAGCTGTTGAAAATGACGGAAAAATATATGTTCTAG GTGGATGGACAAACGATCACTTGACAACTGTTGAACgatatgatatttcaacaaACGTGTGGTCCACGGTAACTCCCATGTTAACTGAACGGAGCTGGTTTAGTGCTTTTGTgattgattcaaatatttatgcaaTTGGAGGAAGGAACAG TTCACCCGGAAGCATGGAAAAGTTTGATTTCAAGAAGAATCAATGGGAGATGATTGACGTGAAGAACATGGATCTGAGGATAATCGATGCAGTGAAGATTAATTTGAAGTGA